A stretch of the Clostridia bacterium genome encodes the following:
- a CDS encoding lytic transglycosylase domain-containing protein: protein MLKGTSCKPILFYFRALFIIITSFLLLILTFSCDFRAKRYASIIQSNADRYGLEPCEIFAIIEVESGFNPVAESKAGALGLMQIMPTTGKWIASELGLEYSDELLKDPEKNVRMGCFYLSYLYSKFNDSLFVYAAYNAGETVVFKWIEQNISSEDIPYAETRAYVRKVVKRKNYYKKKKIAGNH from the coding sequence ATGCTTAAAGGAACAAGTTGCAAGCCGATATTATTTTATTTTAGAGCACTTTTCATAATAATTACTTCATTTTTACTTCTAATTTTAACTTTTTCTTGCGATTTTCGGGCAAAACGTTACGCTTCGATCATTCAATCGAATGCCGACCGATACGGTCTTGAACCGTGCGAAATCTTTGCGATCATTGAGGTCGAAAGCGGCTTTAATCCTGTCGCGGAATCGAAGGCGGGCGCTCTTGGGTTGATGCAGATCATGCCGACCACGGGGAAGTGGATCGCTTCCGAACTCGGCTTGGAGTATTCGGACGAACTCTTGAAAGATCCCGAAAAGAACGTCCGAATGGGTTGCTTTTATTTATCCTATCTTTATTCGAAATTCAATGATTCGCTTTTTGTGTACGCCGCCTATAATGCCGGTGAGACCGTCGTCTTCAAGTGGATCGAGCAAAATATTTCTTCCGAGGATATCCCATATGCGGAAACGCGAGCCTACGTTCGGAAGGTCGTAAAGCGTAAGAATTATTATAAAAAGAAAAAAATCGCGGGAAATCATTGA
- the coaE gene encoding dephospho-CoA kinase (Dephospho-CoA kinase (CoaE) performs the final step in coenzyme A biosynthesis.) encodes MRVAICGGIGSGKSAVSSILRSLGAKVLIADEINAELLASPEYISELSHIFPTAVHNHIVDKKELSRIVFSDEKERAKLMNLAHGKIYSLMMKKSEGEKLVFFEIPLMSMCPLTFDSIWFVKADKKDRILKITERDGCSKDRAERLVALQSDEEKMERKADFVIRNNYDFSCLKEQVASRYYFILEHFS; translated from the coding sequence ATGCGCGTTGCGATTTGCGGAGGGATCGGAAGCGGTAAAAGCGCAGTCAGCTCGATTTTGCGCTCGCTCGGCGCAAAGGTTTTGATCGCGGATGAGATCAACGCCGAACTTTTGGCGTCGCCGGAATATATTTCCGAACTTTCGCATATTTTTCCGACTGCCGTCCATAATCATATCGTCGATAAAAAAGAATTGTCGCGGATCGTTTTTTCCGATGAAAAGGAAAGGGCGAAATTGATGAATCTCGCTCACGGAAAAATTTATTCTTTGATGATGAAAAAATCCGAGGGGGAGAAACTTGTCTTTTTCGAGATCCCTTTGATGTCGATGTGTCCTTTAACGTTCGATTCGATTTGGTTCGTGAAAGCGGATAAGAAAGATCGGATTTTGAAAATTACGGAGCGTGACGGTTGTTCGAAGGACAGGGCGGAGCGTCTCGTCGCGCTTCAATCGGACGAAGAAAAAATGGAGCGAAAAGCGGATTTCGTGATCCGCAATAACTATGACTTTTCATGCTTAAAGGAACAAGTTGCAAGCCGATATTATTTTATTTTAGAGCACTTTTCATAA